The genomic segment aacctaacaaaagtcgctgtgtcaaatttcagtgaaatcggattataaatgaacctttcatgggcccaaaaccttaaatcgaggatcggtctatatggctgctatatcgaaatctggaccgatctgggccaaattgaagagggatatcggtaggcctaatacaactgactgtcccaaattttgacaaaattggacaataagagcgccttttatgggcccaagacctttaatcgagagatcggtctatatggcagctatatccaaatctggaccgatctaggccaatttgaagaaggactttgactggccaaacacaactcattgtcccaaattttagagataacggacaacaaatgcgctttttatgggcctaagaccgtaaatcggcggatcggtctatatggggctatatcaagatatactccgatatagtccgtgatttcaacagatagaggGACAggccgacggacatggctagatcgtcttagatttttacgctgatcaagtatatatatatatattctatatagggtcggaaatttaaaTTGTTCAATAGCTCAATTGTATGAGACTTttaaggcgatcaagaataaatattctTTGTATTTCATTCACTCGAATCACAAATTCACACAATGAATAGGGTCCCTTAATTGTATATGCTATAGAAACTCCctcaaaaatatttacaaaggcAACTACTTACCATCAGTTTCCCCCACTTTATTTCGCTCTTTTCAACAGGGATTTGCCGCAATACGGTCATCGTCAGTGGCAGGCCTATTTTGGACGCACATTTGATGTCTACACAAAGTTATGGAAATTCCAGCAGCAACATCGCATGGTACTGGATTCAAAATACGGTTTGAAACGGTGGCAGATTGGAGAAATTGCAAGCAAAATTGGACAGCTTTACTATCATTACTAGTAAGTATGCTTCTTAGGCGTTTCAATATACCCTACAAACTCTTCACATTATTCCTTGGCATTTTACAGTTTAAGAACCAGTGAAACGAATTACCTGAATGAAGCGTATCAATTTTATGCAGCCATTAGAGGTAGAGCCTATTATTCCAGAGCCATCAAGGAGGATCGTCCCGATCTGATGGTGAAAAAGCTGCGTTATTATGCGCGTTTTATTGTGGTTTGTTTGTTACTGAAGAAAATGAAACTGGTGCGAGAATTGGTTACCGAATTGGAAAAACAAATACAGGAATATACCACCACGTAAGAATGTCGCCCCTGCGAGAGAGGGCGCTGACTTCATTGAGCCAAGTTTCTCATTAGCTTTTCTCTTGCAGTTATGAACCTGAAGACCATTTAGAATGGTCATTAGTTTTGGAAGAGATCAAGGGCTTTATTAAAGCTGAAGCAGCTGTGGCCGTTCTTCATGCGGATTCCAATCCCATCGTACTATCACACAGGTACTTGCACTCACATCCATCTCATCACAATTACCCAATATTTTGCCCGTGCTTTCTTTGGGGAAGAAAATTGaatgaagagaaaaaaaaatccgtaattaatAGATTGATTTATTCTTTCGATTAACAAAGTTTTTGGTTCCGAAATTCTCTtctcgttttgttttttcttctcttttgttCTGTTTATCTTTTAACTCCAAAtctaaaatgaatgaaatttgacTCAAAACTTTGCTTATAATTTTGGGAGGTATACAAGTTATGCTTtggactttttttgtttttgcattattctttaattttttgttgttttggtttggtttctcttaaataatttttaaactaAATGTAGATGAAATGCAATTGTTTTTGTATGGCAGTATATAAAATTGTGCTTATCACAGAAGACTTGAAACAATATCACTCATATCACTCACTCGAATCACTTCATTCATACCCATTCTCATTCATTTCCATCTAtccgttcattcattcattcgttcatTCATTGTGTGTCACTCAAGAATCACTCTCATTGACTAACCCAAATACTCACTAACTCGTAAACATTCATGCCTACGCCAACCACTTATCCAATACACGCATACgagtacacacatacacacacatacgtaCATACTTTCCCACTCATTCATCAGCAAACATGAACAGTGTTCTTGACACCTCTATTCACTAtctcacacacatacatacacacttacatacacacatatcagatatatatttatttatattcaaTATTCAATGCTAATCAGAAAAGGTGCGACTAACAACTCTCTATGATGCTTCTTTAGGAATGAAATCTGTAGATGTTCCTTAGAAAGGAAAATTGTTTTCTCTTCAGTTGAAATTTTGACCGCATGTCAATGTCAGTTATAGTTATGGTGAACACCCCCCATCACAATTTTTTGGTAAACAGTACACAATTTTGGGATCTCTAGTACACTTTGTTTCTCTCCTTAGTACTCTCATTGTacatttgtttttcatagtttcCATTTTGTTACACAACTTTACCCCTTTTATCTTTActataacgttttttttttctttttttataccctccaccataggatgggggtatactaatttcgtcattctgtttgtaacacctcgaaatatgcttctcagaccctgtaaaatatatatattcttaatcgtcccgtcattttaagttgatctagccatgtccgttcgtctgtctgtcgaaagcaccttaactttcgaaggagtaaagctagcagcttgaaattttgcacaaatactttttattagtgtaggtctgcctgggattctaaatggggcaaataggtccatgttttgatatagctgccatataaaccaatcttgggtcttgacttctagagcttctagagggcgcaattctcgtgcgatttgattgaaattttgcacctggtgttttggtatcacttccaacaattgcgctcagtatggttcaaatcagtccatgttttgatatagctgccatataagccgatcttgggtcttgacttcttaagcctctagaggacccaattctcatccgatttgactgaaatgttgcacgtagttgttttgatataactttcgacaactgcgctcggtatggttcaaatcggttcatgttttgatatagctgccatataagccgatcttgggtcttgacttcttgagcctctagagagcgcaattctcgtgcgatttgactgaaattttgcacctggtgttttggtatcacttccaacaattgcgctaagtatggttcgaatcggttcataacctggtatagctgtcgtataaaccgatcttgggtcttgacttcttgagcctctatagggctctattctcatccgatttgactgaaattttgcatgaggtcttttgttatgacttccaataactgtgctaagaatggtgcaaatcgatacataacttgataaagctgcgctataaaccgatctgggatcttgacttcttgagcctctaaagggcgaaattctcatccgatttggcagaaattttgtacaacggcctctctcatgaccttggtctgaatcgatcagtagcttgatacagctcccacataaacccatttccgaccctttaaagtttatatattctagatcagcgtaaaaatctaaaaccatCTAGCAATctagtccgtccgtttgtccgttgaaatcacgctacaatctttaaaaaattactattgagctgaaactttgcacagattctttttctgttcaaattgcaaattttgcccatgaacattccactaaggaacaagggcaaacatctcacatatcaatgagtgctgtccgattcaagtttaagctcaatgataaggggcctccattttacagccgagtccgaacggcgtgctgcagtgcgacacctctttggagagaagttttacatggcatagtacctcacaaatgttgccagcattaggaggggaaaaccactgctgaaaattttttctgattttttgttcataagcaggttaattttgaagatgagctatatcggactatatcttgatatagcccccatatagaccgatccgccgatttagggtctaaggcccataaaaaccacatttattgcccgattttgctgaaatttagaacagagagctgtgttaggcccttcgacattcttcttcactttggctCCCATcgatcccgatttggatatagctgtcatatagaccgttccgccgatttagggtcttgggcccatgaatggcgcaattattgtccgattttgctaaaatttgggacagtgtgtggTATTAGGCCAATCGAactccttcatcaatttgattcagatcggtccagatttggatatagcggccatataattcgatctctcgatttaaggtcttgggcccataaaatgcgcatttattgtccgatgtcgccgaaatttgggacactgagttctgttaggcccctcgacatccttttggaatatgtcacagatcggtctagattttgatatagctgccttatagaccgatctctcgatttaaggttttgggctctaaaaaggcgcatttattaaccgatgtcgccaaaatgtgggacagtgagttgtgttaggcccttcgacatccttcttcaatttggcccaaatcggttcagatttggatataggtgccatatccaccgatctctcgatttaagtttttgggtccataaaaggcgcattaaatgtccgatttcgcagaaatttgggccAGTTAGATAATTTAAGCCACCGACATACCcccgcaatatggcacagatcggtcaagatttggatatagctgccatatagacctatatctcgagtaaaggtcttgggcccctaaaaggcacatttaatgtccgatattaccaaaatttgggacagtgagttctgttaggcccttagatatccttctttaatttggcccagatcggtcaagatttgaatatagctgccatatagaccgatctctcggttgaaggttttgggcccataaaaggcgcatttactttccgatgtcgccaaaatttggtacagtgagttgtgttaggcccttcgacatatttcttcaatttggcccagatcggtccaggcttgaatatagctgccatatagaccgatctctcgatttaaggtcttgggcctataaaaggcgcatttattgtccgatgtcgccaaaatttgggacagtgagttgcgttaggcccttcaacatccctcttgaatttggctccgatcggctcagatttggatatagctgtcatgtagaccgatctcttgatttgaagtcttgggcccataaaaggcgcatttattgttcgattacgccaaaatttgggacagtgagttgtgttaggcccttcgacatccctcttcaaattGAGCTAGAtgggttcacatttggatattgctgccatatagaccgatctctctttttaaagtattggccccatataaagcacatttataatccgatttcgctgaaatttgacacagtgacttatattaggctttccaactttcgtgtcgtatatggttcagatcggtctatatatttggatatggctaccaaaaagaccaatattttgttctacaaaattgaacaaggacTTCTACTTATaaggccactcaatatccgcgtcgaatttggtccaaatcggactatatttcgataaagctgcaatggaggcataaattatgcatttttcatcggattatgacaaaatgtggtttacatatatacctgaggtggtgggtatccaaagtgcggcccgaccgaacttaacgccttttttcttgttatctctctctctctctctctctctctctctctctctctctctctctctctttagtCAGAAGTTAATGGATTTTGTAAAGATAGGCGTTTGTATTTTCCTTATTTATCATTGGGAGTTCTTGAATCCAGGAAACGACAGAAGCATATATTAAACCTATGTTTTCTCACAAAGTATTCCATGGAATAGTTGACCTTTGTTCAGTCTTGAATGCTGCTTCACTTTATATCACACCTTTTCTGATTGTATGAGCATATGAAACATAAATTACAAAACTAACTAACCAAATTTCTTGCACGTTCGATATttcatttttgttaaaaaaaaaaatcacaaaaaaaattcaaggtaaaaaaagaataaataatgaaaaaaatataaataaaaaaaaaataataataaacattAAAGAGaggtgtatgtttgtgtgttcggtGCGGTAAGGTGCAAACCTCCTCTTCACCTCTCCCCTCAGGGAGATGGGGACTGTTAGTACCAAAGCCGCTACCAAACGCTTCCACCTTGAAAATCACAAAATGTCTCATTTGCATCACATCAAATCAATTCTTCTGTGAAAGCACGGGCCTTAGCAAGAGCTCTAAGAGTATGGTAAACTTCACCCATTGATGAGTAGTGGTTCCGGTTCTAGGTTGTCGCCGCTAACAACGCCGCCATGCGAGAGATCACCGCACATGACGCTGAGTCTACAGGAGATTCTAATTGTGGGCTCGGCATGCGAACAAGCCAAATTCTCCGAGTTGACAATGGACATGTTTAGGTAGGTGACTCATCACCTCAACCACATGCATGCCGAACTAGAAGTACCCCACTGATATGCAATTCTTTGTTCTTTTCCAGAATGTTACAAACACTAGAACGGGAACCAACAGAAACAACACATCCTATGAGTGCTTCACATGGCCTGCATGGACACGATGCCAGTCCAGCGGCCAGTCGTATACCGCCATATGGTGTTCCAGGTTCCAAGGGCTATATGGAAAATAGCCGCCATTATCGTGACAATCCTCATAAGTATTTATTGTATAAGCCTTCGATTAGCCAACTTCTGGTGTTCTTAGCTAGCGGTTTTAAAGAATTGCCTCCGGGAGGCGCCTTACTCTTATACATGTCGGCAGATGGTTGCTTCTCAACAACAAAACATCCTGAAGATTGTAAGGCCGGCCCCAAATTAACTTCCTTCCCAATGTGGAGCCATTGAACATTCTCACTTTCTTTTCTGTTTGCTTTCAGACGGTTACGAATTGGGTGGCTTGGCCACCAGTGTCAAACGTGACGGTGTCGACGGTGGTGGTCTGGCGTGTCGAGGGAAATCTTACAAAGAGACCCACTGTCTGTATCCTGGCGATTTGTATCCCTTCACCCGTCGACCCATGTTCATTATCATTGATTCGGACAACTCGTTTGTTTTCCAACACATACCCCGTTACTTTGGCCAACCGTTGGTTGTACTGATGTCACCCCAGGATGTGCCACCAGCATTCCAAGGTAGAGGTAGTTTTCCAAACCAATTCCATTTCGAACTCAACAATTTTTATGTTAGCGTTTGTACCAATCTTTCCCCTTGCTTTCACTTTTTTTCAGCCGAAGTCCAACACCATGGCTCCTTGTTTACGTTGTTCCTGCATTCCCCACTGACCGCGCTATGTTACATCTGCAATGTTGGCGATGTGCCCATACATCATTGGGAGCGTTGCCAATCGTATGTGGATCATTTCATAACGGAAGCCTCTCGTTTAGTGACACGCTGTCGCATAGATGAAATCGACCAAGGATATATAGGTaggttgaacaagtaaaaatatgccGTAGTTCGGCCGGAcagaatcttgggtacccacttTAGCTTCAGCCAAATGTAAGCTTCTTGGGGTCGTAGAATATTAATCGGAAGAttcgtttatataggagctatagcagcttatagatcgatttggaccatacttgtcgtTGTagcggatgttggaagtcataacagtacactatgtgcaatttcagcctaataggataaaaattgcggattccaggggctcaggacaTTAAATCGACAGATTGGCTTTGGGTGCACAAACGTGCACCATCTCAATATTTTGGATTATTTTGTAAGAATTGATTTTCGAACCCTTTTTGGAAACAGGGTAAAAACTCCTTTAAATTGGGATTCTAgcacatcaaaatattttacaaaaatgttcacCGGAAAATTTTAGTATAGTCCCCCGAATACACCAAAACCCAAAACTTTACATAAACATCAGAAATCAGTAAAACGGAAAACACAATTCAGGGATAAAGTTTTAAGTTAAAGTAAACGCCATCTACtggcttaagaactcaaatcaagagaaagcttatcaggttatataacgatttggacaatacttggtggtgtttttcagagtcatagcagaagccATTTTGctgcaaaattgcagcaaaatcggactataattgcaccctctggaggctgaagagtataaatcgagagatcggtttatatgggagctatatcagtttataaaccgatttggaccatacttggggtAGTTGTTGAGACTCTTAACAAATATCAATATAcagaatttcagacaaatcgggtaatgaTTGCGATTTCtgtaggcttaagaagttaaatcggcagatcggtttatatgggagctatatcagggtatagaccgatttggaccatactccacTGTATTCCATATTACACTCAAATATACtcgtgtgccaaattttagagctctatgTTAACTCTACCTATTGTAATACACTaagaggcaacactgtgcggtgtgccgcagtgtcacctctttggggagaagttttcacatggctgcCAACCATttccatacccaccaccaaagcaagggggtatattaattttgtcattccgtttgcaacacatcgaaatatccatttccgaccctataaagtatatatattcttgatcagaatatctaagacgatctagccataaccgtccgtctgtctgttgcaatcgcgctacagtctttaaaaatagatatattgagctgacacatgtccgtccgtctgtctgttgaaaccacgctagagtctttaaaaaaaaagagatattgagctgaaactttgcacagattctttttttgtccctaagcaggataagttcaaagataggctatatcggactatatcttgatatagtccctataaagaccgatccgccgatttagggtcttaggcccataaaaatcgcatttattgtccgatttcgccgaaatttgagacagtgagttgtgtttggccctccgacatccatcaataatttggctcagatcggtacagatttggatatagctgccatgtagaccgatctctcgatttaaggttttaggaccataaaaggcgcatttattgcccaatgtcgcctaaatttgggacagtgagttaagttaagcccctcgacatacttctgcaatatggcacagatcggttcagatttggatataggtgtcatatagaccgatctcttgatataaggttttgagtccatataaggcccatttattgtcagattttgccaaaattttagacagtgagttgtgttcggccctccgacatcttacaataatttggctcagatcggtacagatttggatgtagctgccatatagaccgatctctcgatttaaggtctttggaccataaaaggcgcatttattgtccgaagtcgccgaaatttgggacagtgagttgtgttaagcccttcgacatccctttccAATTTAACCCAGTTCGGtttagattaggatatagctgccatatagaccgatctctctttgggcccataaaggcgcatttattgtccagatcggtctaaatttgaatatagctgccatgtagaccgatcactcgatttaaggttttgggaccataaaaggcgcatcggtCTATGCCCAATGTCGCctaaatctgggacagtgagttctgttaggcccttcgacattttttttctatttggctcagatcggtttagatttggatatagctgtcgtatagaccgatctctcgttttaaggttttgagtccataaaaggcgcatttattatccgatgtcgccgaaatttgggacagtgagttgtgt from the Stomoxys calcitrans chromosome 1, idStoCalc2.1, whole genome shotgun sequence genome contains:
- the LOC106092912 gene encoding protein SCAI isoform X3, whose translation is MVKMESTEEQDRKLVLEFIHLLEKSKQLFNGLRDLPQYGHRQWQAYFGRTFDVYTKLWKFQQQHRMVLDSKYGLKRWQIGEIASKIGQLYYHYYLRTSETNYLNEAYQFYAAIRGRAYYSRAIKEDRPDLMVKKLRYYARFIVVCLLLKKMKLVRELVTELEKQIQEYTTTYEPEDHLEWSLVLEEIKGFIKAEAAVAVLHADSNPIVLSHRLSPLTTPPCERSPHMTLSLQEILIVGSACEQAKFSELTMDMFRMLQTLEREPTETTHPMSASHGLHGHDASPAASRIPPYGVPGSKGYMENSRHYRDNPHKYLLYKPSISQLLVFLASGFKELPPGGALLLYMSADGCFSTTKHPEDYGYELGGLATSVKRDGVDGGGLACRGKSYKETHCLYPGDLYPFTRRPMFIIIDSDNSFVFQHIPRYFGQPLVVLMSPQDVPPAFQGRAEVQHHGSLFTLFLHSPLTALCYICNVGDVPIHHWERCQSYVDHFITEASRLVTRCRIDEIDQGYIDSSYVQFFGDDFLRTLILRFVFCDVVLRLHRGFRGRHMRPRCEPPLPSNELLEHPTLSHIIFQLATALDVRGHFSDGPECD
- the LOC106092912 gene encoding protein SCAI isoform X4; this encodes MVKMESTEEQDRKLVLEFIHLLEKSKQLFNGLRDLPQYGHRQWQAYFGRTFDVYTKLWKFQQQHRMVLDSKYGLKRWQIGEIASKIGQLYYHYYLRTSETNYLNEAYQFYAAIRGRAYYSRAIKEDRPDLMVKKLRYYARFIVVCLLLKKMKLVRELVTELEKQIQEYTTTYEPEDHLEWSLVLEEIKGFIKAEAAVAVLHADSNPIVLSHRLSPLTTPPCERSPHMTLSLQEILIVGSACEQAKFSELTMDMFRMLQTLEREPTETTHPMSASHGLHGHDASPAASRIPPYGVPGSKGYMENSRHYRDNPHKYLLYKPSISQLLVFLASGFKELPPGGALLLYMSADGCFSTTKHPEDYGYELGGLATSVKRDGVDGGGLACRGKSYKETHCLYPGDLYPFTRRPMFIIIDSDNSFVFQHIPRYFGQPLVVLMSPQDVPPAFQAEVQHHGSLFTLFLHSPLTALCYICNVGDVPIHHWERCQSYVDHFITEASRLVTRCRIDEIDQGYIDSSYVQFFGDDFLRTLILRFVFCDVVLRLHRGFRGRHMRPRCEPPLPSNELLEHPTLSHIIFQLATALDVRGHFSDGPECD
- the LOC106092912 gene encoding protein SCAI isoform X1 → MVKMESTEEQDRKLVLEFIHLLEKSKQLFNGLRDLPQYGHRQWQAYFGRTFDVYTKLWKFQQQHRMVLDSKYGLKRWQIGEIASKIGQLYYHYYLRTSETNYLNEAYQFYAAIRGRAYYSRAIKEDRPDLMVKKLRYYARFIVVCLLLKKMKLVRELVTELEKQIQEYTTTYEPEDHLEWSLVLEEIKGFIKAEAAVAVLHADSNPIVLSHSGSGSRLSPLTTPPCERSPHMTLSLQEILIVGSACEQAKFSELTMDMFRMLQTLEREPTETTHPMSASHGLHGHDASPAASRIPPYGVPGSKGYMENSRHYRDNPHKYLLYKPSISQLLVFLASGFKELPPGGALLLYMSADGCFSTTKHPEDYGYELGGLATSVKRDGVDGGGLACRGKSYKETHCLYPGDLYPFTRRPMFIIIDSDNSFVFQHIPRYFGQPLVVLMSPQDVPPAFQGRAEVQHHGSLFTLFLHSPLTALCYICNVGDVPIHHWERCQSYVDHFITEASRLVTRCRIDEIDQGYIDSSYVQFFGDDFLRTLILRFVFCDVVLRLHRGFRGRHMRPRCEPPLPSNELLEHPTLSHIIFQLATALDVRGHFSDGPECD
- the LOC106092912 gene encoding protein SCAI isoform X2, which encodes MVKMESTEEQDRKLVLEFIHLLEKSKQLFNGLRDLPQYGHRQWQAYFGRTFDVYTKLWKFQQQHRMVLDSKYGLKRWQIGEIASKIGQLYYHYYLRTSETNYLNEAYQFYAAIRGRAYYSRAIKEDRPDLMVKKLRYYARFIVVCLLLKKMKLVRELVTELEKQIQEYTTTYEPEDHLEWSLVLEEIKGFIKAEAAVAVLHADSNPIVLSHSGSGSRLSPLTTPPCERSPHMTLSLQEILIVGSACEQAKFSELTMDMFRMLQTLEREPTETTHPMSASHGLHGHDASPAASRIPPYGVPGSKGYMENSRHYRDNPHKYLLYKPSISQLLVFLASGFKELPPGGALLLYMSADGCFSTTKHPEDYGYELGGLATSVKRDGVDGGGLACRGKSYKETHCLYPGDLYPFTRRPMFIIIDSDNSFVFQHIPRYFGQPLVVLMSPQDVPPAFQAEVQHHGSLFTLFLHSPLTALCYICNVGDVPIHHWERCQSYVDHFITEASRLVTRCRIDEIDQGYIDSSYVQFFGDDFLRTLILRFVFCDVVLRLHRGFRGRHMRPRCEPPLPSNELLEHPTLSHIIFQLATALDVRGHFSDGPECD